A genomic segment from Kyrpidia tusciae DSM 2912 encodes:
- a CDS encoding ferritin family protein, whose protein sequence is MMDLSRNKEYGTIPTRATTKGFVPRGAFIHPEEEKLLPDMGYDVLDKFHLYSDNVMALYEEAKSRQWNAATAIPWEKLKPLPEDLEKAVCQNCTLLTQVEFVAGDFPSKWVWRIPNDFFEVKAFLSTQMMDEARHTEVFRKRALANGGGLLKAGVGVEWALKAILDAPDHSFGTFILNVIGEGMILTLFRAGEYLAHTSVDQEIFRRCMQDEARHVSYGTMELKFFLDNAPDREKALEEMHSFADFAERAILGAVVEPTTVEPLMILFAGSVKKIDQGMDSVKMFWSALVGEYLQRCERAGFSRRDRCKIPLDLPVA, encoded by the coding sequence ATGATGGATCTCTCCAGAAATAAGGAATACGGGACGATTCCAACCCGCGCCACCACAAAGGGGTTTGTTCCCCGAGGAGCTTTTATCCATCCTGAGGAAGAGAAATTATTGCCGGACATGGGCTATGACGTTCTGGATAAATTTCATCTCTACTCAGACAATGTTATGGCTCTCTATGAAGAAGCGAAGAGCCGGCAATGGAATGCCGCAACGGCCATTCCATGGGAAAAGCTGAAGCCGCTTCCAGAAGATTTAGAGAAGGCGGTGTGTCAGAATTGTACGCTGCTCACCCAGGTGGAGTTTGTGGCGGGAGATTTCCCGAGCAAGTGGGTGTGGAGGATTCCGAACGACTTTTTTGAAGTGAAGGCATTCCTGTCGACCCAAATGATGGATGAAGCCAGGCACACGGAAGTATTTCGCAAACGAGCTTTGGCAAACGGCGGCGGTCTCCTGAAGGCTGGAGTCGGTGTCGAGTGGGCGCTCAAGGCCATTCTCGATGCACCGGATCACTCGTTTGGCACATTTATTCTGAATGTAATCGGCGAAGGGATGATTCTCACGCTGTTCCGCGCCGGAGAATATCTGGCCCACACCAGCGTCGACCAAGAAATCTTCCGGCGCTGTATGCAGGACGAGGCCCGACACGTGTCTTACGGCACCATGGAACTGAAATTCTTTTTAGACAACGCTCCAGATCGAGAAAAAGCTCTTGAAGAGATGCATTCCTTTGCCGACTTTGCGGAGAGAGCGATTCTTGGAGCGGTGGTCGAGCCGACAACAGTCGAACCGCTGATGATTTTGTTTGCAGGCAGCGTGAAGAAAATTGATCAAGGGATGGACAGCGTCAAAATGTTTTGGAGCGCTTTGGTGGGAGAATATCTCCAGCGCTGTGAGCGGGCTGGATTTTCTCGCCGTGACAGGTGCAAGATCCCGCTGGATCTGCCGGTGGCTTAA
- a CDS encoding NADH-quinone oxidoreductase subunit I, with translation MEQRRLGHFFIDETCIGCGACEHACPGKVAAISKMDEFHGRFTIDRERCIDCGFCLSMCPVDAIHDERQFQQRKDSGYRKVHELLYQSIPRRKLY, from the coding sequence ATGGAACAGAGGAGACTTGGCCACTTCTTCATTGACGAGACGTGCATCGGCTGTGGGGCATGCGAGCATGCATGTCCGGGAAAAGTGGCTGCCATATCGAAAATGGATGAGTTTCATGGGCGCTTTACCATTGATCGCGAGCGATGTATCGATTGTGGATTCTGTCTTTCCATGTGCCCGGTGGACGCCATTCATGATGAACGCCAGTTTCAACAACGAAAGGACAGTGGCTACAGAAAGGTGCACGAGTTGTTATATCAGTCGATCCCGCGACGGAAGCTGTACTAG